From a single Methylacidiphilum kamchatkense Kam1 genomic region:
- the ispE gene encoding 4-(cytidine 5'-diphospho)-2-C-methyl-D-erythritol kinase — translation MDTLSYINSFAPAKINLGLRILGKREDGYHEIRTLMAPISIGDNIYIERTEDGIVLETSGHFDVPKDANNLALKAALLFLSHYSIQSGLKIKLTKVIPPGAGLGGGSSDAATVLSSLKELFGIKDSIDTLFQLAAQLGSDVPFFLLKKPALCTGRGEKLQPATIHYPRKGILFYPGFPVQTPWAYKKYRELLDQGAVHPPDPATIDQPLNDLEQVVFSKYLWLGTLKSWLINRFHPELCLMSGSGSSLFALFNQEDPQFFESLIQEAKNYLGSCCWIRSFEILESI, via the coding sequence ATGGACACTTTATCTTATATTAATAGCTTTGCTCCGGCAAAAATCAATCTTGGACTACGTATTCTTGGAAAAAGAGAGGATGGCTACCATGAGATCCGAACCCTCATGGCTCCAATATCTATTGGAGACAATATCTATATCGAACGAACAGAGGATGGCATAGTATTGGAGACTAGCGGCCATTTCGATGTTCCTAAAGATGCGAACAATCTAGCCCTCAAAGCAGCCCTGCTTTTTTTATCTCATTATTCCATACAATCAGGCTTAAAAATAAAACTAACCAAAGTGATTCCTCCCGGTGCTGGACTTGGAGGCGGTAGCAGTGATGCGGCGACAGTCCTTTCCTCCCTAAAAGAACTCTTTGGAATAAAAGATTCTATTGATACTCTTTTCCAATTAGCTGCCCAGCTGGGCAGTGATGTGCCTTTCTTTCTATTAAAAAAACCAGCTCTTTGTACTGGCCGAGGAGAAAAGCTCCAACCAGCGACCATTCATTATCCGCGCAAAGGGATCCTTTTTTATCCAGGCTTTCCGGTACAAACTCCTTGGGCATATAAGAAATATAGAGAACTGCTGGACCAAGGCGCCGTGCATCCCCCAGACCCAGCAACGATTGATCAACCCCTCAATGACCTCGAACAAGTCGTCTTTTCAAAATATCTTTGGCTAGGAACGCTCAAAAGCTGGCTCATCAATAGATTCCATCCAGAACTTTGCCTGATGAGCGGCAGTGGTAGCTCTCTCTTTGCCCTTTTTAACCAAGAAGATCCTCAGTTTTTTGAGTCGCTCATCCAGGAAGCTAAAAACTATTTGGGCTCCTGTTGTTGGATCCGTTCTTTTGAAATCCTCGAGTCGATCTAG